In Porphyromonas cangingivalis, a genomic segment contains:
- a CDS encoding alpha-L-fucosidase, producing the protein MRKIWLALLSMMLLSSFSLKADWWGDKYSMFVHYGLYSIPAGVWNGNPVKEGYSEQILTFGIGFSDWYEAYTREFDAKNFDAEAIVALAKKAGMRSVVMTAKHHDGFCLFHTQTTSYNSFDGTPARRDLIGELAEACHRNGLGFGIYFSLIDWHFPAAVPFSSHNADPITPAHHEYNMAQVTELLTKYGAVDELWFDMGSLLPAQSEELYRLVHKLQPKCMVSGRLGNDYADFCVMPDNQFPDYDMILPWQTAASIFPETWGYRSWQERGEVSTKVNEKLEDLVNVVSRGGKYLLNIGPMGDGGIVPFEYEVLSAIGKELEPISEAIYNTLPTPYEVSTDVPSATLSQDKKDLYLFFRKDRHTTVLPRTLTPIKEAKILNAKGNVKIIRQKGASLTLDIEGQRPYLTVVKVTFDEPLRVDKPICQHKTLSPLNATPLYAQSAVDYYSGFRSILGYQWHLPSVGEKVKVAFTDEELGRKFVLGLDENEGVTHTFVSEQTKTVKFNPKTIKWQALNVVTQRGLFGSVSDVILSHRLSDKVKWQAQPMTMKYESDVYDRTAVYLRYEIEAQQAVELPLRLSYRDGLLIYLDGTYFEGDLARPMDDKSVSTRTVLIPLSKGKHTLLFKVYSRWGGLLGFSMESLTEYHRHTMTLPVPSMFARPTTLSIIKEKSVPLASPARLNNVRVVK; encoded by the coding sequence ATGAGAAAAATTTGGCTGGCATTACTTTCTATGATGCTTCTTTCATCTTTCTCGCTGAAAGCAGACTGGTGGGGCGATAAGTACTCGATGTTTGTACACTATGGGCTGTACTCGATACCTGCCGGGGTATGGAACGGTAATCCCGTGAAAGAGGGGTATTCCGAACAGATACTCACCTTTGGGATCGGTTTTTCGGATTGGTACGAAGCCTATACGAGGGAGTTTGATGCCAAAAACTTCGATGCCGAAGCCATCGTTGCACTTGCCAAGAAGGCAGGTATGAGGTCTGTCGTCATGACGGCAAAGCACCACGATGGTTTTTGTCTTTTTCACACGCAGACCACGTCGTACAACTCCTTTGATGGCACACCCGCACGTCGGGATTTGATAGGTGAGCTCGCCGAAGCCTGCCATCGTAACGGTTTGGGCTTCGGTATTTATTTTTCTCTCATCGACTGGCACTTCCCTGCAGCTGTGCCTTTTTCGTCTCACAATGCCGATCCCATCACACCTGCCCATCACGAGTACAATATGGCTCAGGTGACAGAACTTCTGACCAAATATGGAGCCGTCGATGAACTGTGGTTTGATATGGGGTCTCTCTTGCCCGCACAGAGTGAGGAGCTATACAGACTGGTGCACAAGCTTCAGCCAAAATGCATGGTGAGCGGTCGTTTGGGCAATGATTATGCGGACTTCTGCGTTATGCCTGACAATCAGTTCCCTGACTATGATATGATACTTCCGTGGCAGACCGCAGCTTCGATCTTCCCTGAGACCTGGGGCTATCGTTCGTGGCAAGAGAGAGGAGAAGTCTCCACGAAAGTAAATGAGAAGTTGGAGGACCTTGTCAATGTCGTTTCTCGTGGAGGTAAATATCTGCTCAATATCGGCCCTATGGGTGATGGTGGTATCGTCCCTTTCGAGTATGAAGTCTTATCTGCTATCGGCAAGGAGTTAGAGCCTATCAGTGAAGCGATATACAACACCCTGCCTACACCTTACGAGGTCTCGACAGACGTCCCTTCTGCCACACTTTCTCAAGACAAAAAGGATCTTTATCTATTCTTCCGAAAAGACCGACATACAACTGTTTTACCTCGAACTCTCACCCCGATCAAGGAAGCTAAGATCTTAAATGCCAAGGGAAATGTCAAGATCATCAGACAAAAAGGGGCTTCTTTGACGCTCGATATCGAGGGACAACGTCCGTATTTGACTGTCGTAAAGGTTACTTTTGATGAGCCTTTGCGTGTCGACAAACCCATTTGTCAGCACAAGACGCTGTCTCCTCTCAATGCCACACCCTTGTATGCTCAGTCGGCTGTAGACTATTATTCCGGTTTCAGAAGTATTCTTGGCTATCAATGGCATTTACCCTCGGTAGGGGAAAAGGTCAAGGTTGCTTTCACCGACGAGGAATTGGGCAGAAAGTTTGTTTTAGGCCTTGATGAAAATGAGGGCGTGACTCATACGTTTGTTTCTGAACAGACAAAGACTGTGAAGTTTAATCCCAAGACCATCAAGTGGCAAGCACTGAATGTCGTCACTCAGAGAGGCCTCTTTGGAAGTGTCTCAGATGTTATCCTCTCGCACAGACTCTCGGACAAAGTGAAGTGGCAGGCACAGCCTATGACCATGAAGTATGAGAGTGATGTTTACGATCGTACGGCCGTGTACTTGCGCTATGAGATTGAGGCACAGCAGGCTGTCGAACTCCCACTTCGACTATCTTACAGAGACGGTCTTTTGATCTATCTTGATGGAACTTATTTCGAGGGTGATCTCGCTCGACCTATGGATGACAAGTCTGTCTCCACACGTACTGTGCTGATTCCCCTATCGAAGGGCAAGCACACCTTGCTCTTCAAGGTTTATAGTCGTTGGGGTGGATTGTTGGGCTTTTCTATGGAATCCCTGACGGAGTACCATCGGCATACGATGACATTGCCGGTGCCCTCCATGTTTGCTCGTCCGACGACATTGAGTATCATCAAGGAGAAGTCTGTCCCTTTGGCTTCTCCTGCGAGGTTGAACAATGTGCGTGTCGTGAAGTAA